The Parashewanella tropica genome window below encodes:
- a CDS encoding DEAD/DEAH box helicase, translated as MKLRDYQQHSVDAAITHFKSSTDSAVIVLPTGAGKSIVIAELARIAKGRVLILTHVKELVEQNAEKVGLLTEDADIYSAGLNKKQTQGKTVVASVQSASRAIEKFDTPFSLVIIDECHRVSLDENSQYQQLLSHLKTINPKIRLLGLTATPYRLGCGWIYRHHYHGKMGNDDQPIFEKCIFELPLRPLIKKGFLTPPKVLDGVSAQYDFSSIQPSETGEYNQQKVDNLLNHAGRATKAITNQIIELAKQRQGVIIFASTVRHAQEIMTYLDDDSVLITAETPQADRDQYISAFKQKQFKFLVNVAVLTTGFDAPHVDFIAILRPTASVSLFQQMVGRGLRLADGKEECLVIDYAANGYDLYFPEVGQTKPNSKSVPVQVHCPVCQFANTFWGITDADGDLVEHYGRRCQGIVEHNGHTQQCDFRFRSKSCPDCGEENDIAARVCQSCNSTLIDPDKRLKQVLSQQHHHLFKCQDMLLHAENSTLKVQYIDYEGNDFHRYFKMETPAQIRALFALFVHPHTKVPGTQHPKYKKPQDVINDSSKFRKPDMLLLKKEKKGWQWIESFFDYKGRYQTESNP; from the coding sequence GTGAAACTTAGGGACTATCAACAGCACTCCGTCGATGCTGCCATTACTCATTTCAAATCCTCAACAGACTCTGCCGTTATCGTTCTACCAACAGGTGCAGGCAAAAGTATTGTTATTGCAGAACTCGCAAGAATCGCCAAAGGTCGAGTGTTGATCCTGACTCATGTTAAAGAGCTTGTTGAGCAAAATGCTGAAAAAGTAGGATTGCTGACTGAAGATGCTGATATCTATTCTGCAGGTCTAAACAAGAAACAAACTCAAGGTAAAACCGTTGTAGCGAGTGTCCAATCAGCATCAAGGGCTATCGAAAAATTTGATACTCCATTCTCATTGGTCATCATAGACGAATGTCATCGTGTAAGTTTGGATGAAAACAGTCAATATCAACAACTGCTATCTCACTTAAAAACCATCAATCCAAAAATACGGTTATTAGGTTTAACCGCTACGCCTTACCGCTTAGGCTGTGGCTGGATTTACCGTCATCATTATCACGGAAAAATGGGAAACGATGACCAACCTATTTTTGAAAAATGCATTTTTGAATTACCGCTTCGCCCTTTGATAAAAAAAGGCTTTTTAACGCCACCTAAAGTATTAGATGGCGTTTCAGCACAATATGATTTCAGCTCAATTCAGCCATCTGAAACAGGTGAATATAATCAACAAAAAGTAGATAACCTTCTTAACCATGCGGGACGTGCAACTAAAGCGATCACAAATCAAATTATTGAGTTAGCAAAGCAAAGACAAGGTGTAATTATATTCGCATCTACCGTTAGGCATGCTCAAGAAATCATGACTTACCTTGATGACGATTCAGTGTTAATCACTGCCGAAACCCCTCAAGCCGACCGCGACCAATACATTTCAGCGTTTAAACAAAAACAGTTTAAATTCCTGGTCAATGTAGCCGTATTAACCACAGGTTTTGATGCTCCACATGTGGATTTTATTGCTATTTTACGCCCAACAGCATCGGTAAGCCTATTCCAACAAATGGTGGGAAGAGGATTACGTTTAGCTGACGGTAAAGAAGAGTGCTTAGTGATCGATTATGCCGCTAATGGTTATGATCTTTACTTTCCTGAAGTTGGACAAACTAAGCCAAATAGCAAAAGTGTACCTGTGCAAGTTCACTGCCCTGTTTGTCAATTTGCGAATACGTTTTGGGGAATTACTGATGCCGATGGTGACTTAGTTGAACATTATGGTCGACGCTGCCAAGGAATTGTTGAACATAATGGCCATACACAACAATGCGACTTTCGCTTTCGCTCTAAATCTTGCCCTGACTGTGGTGAAGAAAACGATATAGCAGCCAGAGTTTGTCAGAGTTGTAATTCAACACTGATTGATCCTGATAAGCGTCTAAAACAAGTGTTATCTCAGCAACATCATCACTTATTCAAATGCCAAGATATGTTACTACATGCAGAGAATTCCACCTTAAAAGTTCAATATATAGATTATGAGGGCAATGATTTTCACCGCTATTTTAAAATGGAAACGCCTGCCCAAATTCGCGCTTTATTTGCGTTATTTGTTCATCCGCATACCAAAGTTCCGGGGACTCAGCATCCTAAATATAAAAAACCGCAAGATGTTATCAACGACTCATCAAAGTTCAGGAAACCCGATATGTTATTGCTGAAAAAAGAAAAAAAAGGCTGGCAATGGATTGAGAGTTTTTTCGATTATAAAGGTCGATATCAAACTGAAAGTAATCCTTAG
- the hisC gene encoding histidinol-phosphate transaminase — translation MENLNWIAELQRPDLKEIVPYESARKIGGEAVVMINANESPYNNIGQVNLDNVNRYPEPQPELLIKRYSEYAGVNQPQILCTRGADEAIELLIRTFCTPNKDSISYFAPSYGMYAISAETCGVKSVAIPFTDDFTLPQLKSSDINSKLIFICNPNNPTGTLVSPDSIEKTLQQFPQQLVVVDEAYIEFTPTSSVVDLLENYPNLVVLRTLSKAFALAGLRCGFLLANPAIIKLVSKVIAPYPIPTPVAEIAQQSLSLNGIEIMQQQVSELNQQKQRLERYLKKADIPYFESFGNFVLAKFTEPQKIWQSLIDNSILARRYSNPQLSRYIRFTIGDSTQIQQLIDTLSAGEQA, via the coding sequence ATGGAAAATCTTAATTGGATCGCTGAACTACAACGCCCCGATTTGAAAGAGATCGTACCATACGAAAGTGCACGAAAAATTGGTGGTGAAGCGGTAGTAATGATCAACGCTAACGAATCACCTTATAACAATATTGGACAAGTAAACTTAGATAACGTTAATCGATACCCAGAACCACAACCAGAGCTACTCATTAAGCGATATAGCGAGTACGCAGGTGTTAATCAACCCCAAATTCTCTGTACTCGCGGTGCAGATGAAGCAATTGAGTTACTGATCCGTACCTTTTGTACACCAAACAAAGACAGCATTAGTTACTTTGCTCCAAGCTATGGCATGTATGCGATTTCGGCTGAAACATGCGGGGTCAAGTCTGTTGCGATTCCATTTACCGATGACTTTACTTTACCTCAACTTAAAAGCAGCGATATCAATTCAAAACTGATTTTTATCTGTAATCCAAATAATCCAACTGGAACCCTTGTTTCTCCTGACTCAATTGAAAAGACCTTACAGCAATTTCCACAACAACTGGTTGTAGTAGATGAAGCCTATATTGAGTTTACGCCCACGAGTTCTGTTGTTGATTTACTAGAAAACTATCCAAACTTGGTAGTACTTCGTACCCTATCCAAAGCCTTTGCATTGGCAGGGTTACGCTGCGGCTTCCTGTTGGCTAATCCAGCGATAATAAAGTTAGTAAGTAAAGTGATTGCTCCTTACCCAATTCCGACTCCAGTTGCCGAAATAGCACAACAATCTTTATCTCTAAATGGTATTGAGATAATGCAGCAACAAGTTTCAGAGCTTAATCAACAAAAACAACGATTAGAACGCTATTTGAAGAAAGCAGATATCCCTTACTTTGAAAGCTTCGGCAATTTTGTTTTAGCGAAATTTACAGAACCCCAAAAAATATGGCAAAGCCTTATTGATAACAGCATCTTGGCTCGTCGTTACAG
- a CDS encoding ABC-F family ATPase, which translates to MITTANITMQFGSKPLFENISVKFGGGNRYGLIGANGCGKSTFMKILTGELEPSSGNVSIDVNERVGKLSQNQFGYEEYSLIDTVIMGHTELWAVKKERDAIYAMAEMSEEDGIRVADLEMQYAEMDGYSAESRAGELLLGVGIGIESHFGLMSEIAPGLKLRVLLAQALFSDPDLLLLDEPTNNLDIDTIRWLQEVLNERQSTMIIISHDRYFLNSVCTHMADLDYGELKIFPGNYDEYMTAASQARERMLADNAKKKAQIAELQTFVARFSANASKAKQATSRAKQIDKIKLDEVKPSSRQNPFIRFEQEKKLFRNALTVEKLSNGYDELLFKNLDMIVEVGERVAVLGENGIGKTTLLRTLIQDLPQKDGLIQWSENCNIGYYAQDHEADFENDMNLFDWMSQWRKPEDDDQAVRGILGRMLFSADDIKKSVKVLSGGEKGRMLFGKLIMQKPNILIMDEPTNHMDMETIESLNNALELFEGTLLFVSHDRAFVSSLANRIVEITPKGVTDFKGSYDEFLASKGIEG; encoded by the coding sequence GTGATCACAACTGCAAATATCACAATGCAATTTGGCTCTAAGCCATTGTTCGAAAATATCTCTGTTAAGTTTGGTGGTGGTAACCGCTATGGCTTAATTGGCGCAAATGGCTGTGGTAAATCCACTTTCATGAAAATTCTTACCGGTGAACTAGAACCGTCTAGCGGTAACGTTTCTATCGATGTTAACGAGCGCGTCGGTAAATTAAGCCAGAACCAATTCGGTTACGAAGAATACAGCTTGATTGATACTGTGATCATGGGGCACACCGAGCTTTGGGCAGTTAAAAAAGAGCGTGATGCAATTTACGCTATGGCTGAAATGTCTGAAGAAGACGGTATTCGTGTAGCTGATTTAGAAATGCAATACGCAGAAATGGACGGTTACTCAGCAGAATCTAGAGCTGGTGAATTACTTTTAGGTGTGGGTATTGGTATTGAATCGCACTTTGGTTTGATGTCTGAAATTGCACCGGGTTTAAAACTTCGTGTACTTTTGGCTCAAGCACTGTTCTCTGATCCTGATTTGCTGCTACTTGACGAACCAACCAACAACTTGGATATCGACACCATTCGCTGGTTGCAAGAAGTGCTTAATGAACGTCAAAGCACCATGATCATTATCTCGCATGACCGTTACTTCCTAAACTCTGTATGTACTCATATGGCAGATTTGGACTACGGTGAGCTGAAGATCTTCCCTGGTAACTACGACGAATACATGACTGCGGCATCACAAGCTCGTGAACGCATGTTAGCTGACAATGCCAAGAAGAAAGCACAAATTGCTGAACTGCAAACCTTCGTAGCTCGATTCTCTGCTAACGCTTCTAAAGCCAAACAAGCGACATCTCGTGCTAAGCAGATTGATAAGATTAAGCTCGATGAAGTTAAGCCTTCAAGCCGTCAAAACCCGTTCATTCGTTTTGAACAAGAGAAGAAACTGTTCCGTAACGCACTAACCGTTGAAAAACTATCTAACGGTTACGATGAATTGCTGTTTAAGAATCTAGATATGATAGTTGAAGTGGGTGAGCGCGTTGCTGTATTAGGTGAAAACGGTATCGGTAAAACAACTTTACTTCGCACCTTAATTCAAGATTTACCGCAAAAAGACGGGCTTATCCAGTGGTCTGAAAACTGTAATATCGGCTACTATGCACAAGATCATGAAGCTGATTTTGAAAACGACATGAACCTATTCGACTGGATGAGCCAATGGCGCAAACCAGAAGACGACGATCAAGCTGTCCGTGGCATTTTAGGTCGTATGTTGTTCAGTGCTGACGATATTAAGAAGTCAGTGAAGGTTCTATCTGGTGGTGAAAAGGGTCGCATGCTTTTCGGTAAGTTGATCATGCAAAAGCCAAATATCCTAATTATGGATGAGCCAACCAACCACATGGATATGGAAACCATTGAATCGTTAAACAATGCGCTTGAATTATTCGAGGGTACATTATTGTTCGTAAGTCACGATCGCGCCTTCGTATCATCACTCGCTAACCGCATTGTAGAGATCACCCCGAAAGGTGTAACAGACTTCAAAGGTAGTTATGATGAATTTCTAGCTAGCAAAGGGATTGAAGGTTAA
- the hisD gene encoding histidinol dehydrogenase, producing the protein MQLLKWSSLDNAEKTAVLSRAELIQSKDVSSQVNAIIEQVISDGDQALRALTSELDNVVIDDLTINQSDIQSAKLQLDDELKKAISVAFGNIQRFHAAQAQETIKVETTKGLECELRTEAIESVGLYIPGGTAPLLSTTLMLAIPAMLAGCKRKVIVSPPPIHPAILSIAEQCGITEIYQLGGAQAIATLAFGTETIKPVDKIFGPGNRYVTAAKSAIASDNRTPTTIDMPAGPSEVLVIADDQANEEFVAADLLSQAEHGVDSQCICITTSQEQADAISNAVEKQLIDLPRKEIATQALSQSRVIVVDNIEQAIEISNRYAPEHLIVQTQSPRELLGSFRNAGSIFLGAYSPESMGDYASGTNHVLPTYGYAKSVSSLSLADFQRRYTVQSLNQQGFLAIADAVITLADAEQLDAHANAARVRKQAILKEQDNGKS; encoded by the coding sequence ATGCAATTATTGAAGTGGTCTAGTTTAGATAATGCTGAGAAAACTGCAGTATTGTCCAGAGCTGAACTGATACAAAGCAAAGATGTATCTAGCCAAGTTAATGCCATAATCGAGCAAGTGATTTCTGATGGTGATCAAGCGCTCAGAGCATTAACTTCTGAGTTGGATAATGTCGTCATTGATGACTTAACCATCAATCAATCAGATATTCAATCAGCTAAGTTACAACTTGATGATGAACTAAAGAAAGCGATTAGTGTAGCCTTTGGCAATATCCAGCGTTTTCACGCTGCTCAAGCACAAGAAACCATAAAAGTTGAAACCACAAAAGGCCTTGAATGTGAGTTAAGAACTGAAGCTATTGAGTCTGTAGGTTTATACATTCCCGGTGGTACAGCTCCGTTACTTTCGACAACTCTGATGCTCGCTATTCCAGCCATGTTAGCAGGCTGCAAACGTAAAGTTATCGTATCTCCACCACCTATTCACCCAGCAATTCTATCCATTGCAGAACAATGTGGCATCACTGAGATCTATCAATTAGGCGGCGCTCAAGCCATTGCCACCCTCGCCTTTGGCACAGAAACCATCAAGCCCGTAGATAAAATATTTGGACCGGGAAATCGTTATGTGACAGCAGCCAAAAGTGCTATCGCCAGTGACAACAGAACCCCAACTACCATTGATATGCCAGCTGGACCATCGGAAGTATTAGTCATTGCCGATGACCAAGCTAATGAAGAATTTGTGGCAGCCGATCTACTTTCCCAAGCGGAGCATGGCGTCGACTCGCAATGTATCTGTATTACCACCAGCCAAGAACAAGCGGATGCGATAAGCAATGCAGTAGAAAAACAATTGATAGATCTCCCAAGGAAAGAAATCGCTACTCAAGCGTTAAGCCAGAGCCGAGTTATTGTGGTTGATAATATCGAGCAAGCCATTGAAATATCAAACCGCTATGCCCCCGAACACTTGATTGTACAAACTCAATCACCAAGAGAATTATTAGGCTCATTTAGAAACGCTGGTTCAATCTTTTTAGGCGCCTATTCACCAGAGTCAATGGGGGATTACGCCAGTGGAACAAACCATGTATTACCGACTTATGGTTACGCAAAATCAGTATCAAGCCTTTCATTGGCTGATTTTCAACGACGTTACACAGTACAAAGCCTCAATCAACAAGGCTTCTTAGCCATTGCCGATGCAGTCATCACTTTAGCAGATGCTGAGCAACTAGACGCTCACGCCAATGCTGCTAGAGTGCGTAAGCAAGCGATTTTAAAGGAGCAAGATAATGGAAAATCTTAA
- the hisG gene encoding ATP phosphoribosyltransferase: MNTNRLRIAIQKSGRLADESIQLLKTCGIKFTYSKQTLIAHSDNFDIDMLRVRDDDIPGLIMDGVVDLGIVGENVLVETQLTRQKLNSPAEYQKIKVLNFGECRLSIATPSEQEYTGIESLNDARIATSYPYLLKQYMNSKGLTVQDCELKGSVEVAPRAGLADAICDLVSTGATLAANGLVEQDVIFRSKACLIQSPSVDNETKLALIDKILSRIDGVMQANESKYIMMHVPKSSLEDVISLLPGAENPTIMDLTHNDDAVAVHAVSKEDIFWCTMEKLKALGASSILILPIEKMMR, from the coding sequence ATGAACACAAACAGACTTAGAATCGCCATTCAGAAATCAGGTCGCCTAGCCGATGAGTCCATTCAGCTTTTAAAAACCTGTGGTATTAAATTCACATATAGCAAGCAAACCCTTATCGCCCATTCTGATAACTTTGATATCGATATGCTGCGTGTTCGTGACGACGACATTCCCGGATTAATTATGGATGGCGTGGTTGATCTTGGGATTGTGGGTGAAAACGTACTAGTAGAAACTCAGCTCACTCGACAGAAGCTCAATTCCCCTGCCGAGTATCAAAAAATTAAGGTTCTCAATTTTGGTGAATGCCGTTTATCTATCGCTACCCCATCAGAGCAAGAATACACAGGCATTGAAAGCTTGAATGATGCTCGTATCGCCACATCTTATCCTTACCTTCTCAAGCAATACATGAACTCAAAGGGCTTAACCGTTCAAGACTGTGAACTTAAAGGTTCTGTTGAAGTCGCGCCTAGAGCAGGATTAGCAGATGCTATCTGCGACTTAGTTTCGACAGGTGCCACACTCGCTGCAAACGGATTAGTAGAGCAAGATGTTATTTTCCGCTCAAAAGCCTGCTTAATCCAAAGCCCTAGTGTTGATAACGAAACCAAATTGGCATTGATAGATAAAATCCTCAGTCGGATTGATGGTGTAATGCAAGCCAATGAAAGCAAGTACATCATGATGCACGTACCTAAATCATCATTAGAAGATGTCATTTCACTTCTTCCGGGCGCTGAAAACCCAACAATTATGGATCTCACTCATAATGATGACGCCGTTGCTGTTCACGCTGTCAGTAAAGAAGATATCTTCTGGTGCACCATGGAAAAACTCAAAGCCTTGGGTGCCAGTTCGATTTTGATCTTGCCTATCGAAAAAATGATGAGGTAA
- the acs gene encoding acetate--CoA ligase, with protein MMKDTLFPPSAEFVNQANIDSEGYHALYKQSIETPEEFWGEHGKRLHWFTPYSKVKDTSFEKGNIHINWFEDGQLNASYNCLDRHLESKGDKVAIIWEGDDARNQQTITYRQLHERVCQFANVLLSKGVTKGEVVTIYMPMVPEVIIAMLACARIGAPHSVIFAGFSPDAIASRVKDGNSKVIITTDEGVRGGRITPLKANVDHAIEQLDEGQIETVIVYQHTGNSSIWVDNRDICWQEACAQVDHTHLAEAMNAEDPLFLLYTSGSTGQPKGVLHTTGGYLVYTSMTHEYVFDYKHDDIHWCTADVGWITGHSFMVYAPLCNGATIVMHEGIPNYPSASRIGEMIDRHKVTVLYTAPTLIRALMAKGADSFNDYQGDSLRLMGTAGEPINPQAWLWYHEVIGKQRCPIVDTWWQTETGAPMLTPLPGATATKPGAATLPFFGIKPELVDNEGNIIEGAGEGNLVFTGSWPSQMRTVYGNHQRFEETYFSTFENYYFSGDGARRDEDGYFWITGRVDDVLNVSGHRLGTAEVESALVSHTNVAEAAVVGYPHNIKGQGIYAYVTLTENTEPSDELKHTLTQWVRQHLGALATLDAIQWAPELPKTRSGKIMRRFLRKIAANDYDNFGDSSTLAEPAVIEQLIENRINPPHCE; from the coding sequence ATGATGAAAGATACTCTATTCCCACCCTCTGCAGAATTTGTAAATCAAGCCAATATCGATTCTGAGGGCTATCATGCTCTTTATAAGCAATCTATCGAAACACCTGAGGAGTTTTGGGGAGAACACGGAAAGCGACTCCACTGGTTTACCCCTTATTCAAAGGTTAAAGATACCAGTTTTGAGAAAGGTAATATCCACATTAACTGGTTTGAAGACGGTCAATTAAATGCCAGCTATAACTGTTTGGATCGTCACTTAGAGTCGAAAGGCGATAAAGTTGCAATTATTTGGGAAGGCGATGACGCCAGAAACCAACAAACCATTACTTATCGCCAATTACATGAACGTGTTTGTCAGTTTGCTAACGTATTATTATCCAAAGGTGTAACCAAAGGCGAAGTCGTTACCATTTACATGCCAATGGTTCCTGAAGTCATTATTGCTATGTTGGCTTGCGCGCGTATTGGAGCGCCTCACTCTGTTATTTTTGCAGGTTTCTCACCTGATGCAATTGCTTCACGTGTGAAAGATGGCAATTCAAAAGTCATTATTACCACCGATGAAGGTGTTCGTGGCGGTAGAATCACTCCTTTAAAAGCAAATGTCGATCATGCTATTGAGCAATTAGATGAAGGACAAATCGAAACTGTCATCGTATATCAACACACAGGCAACAGTTCGATTTGGGTTGATAATCGTGATATTTGCTGGCAAGAAGCGTGTGCTCAAGTTGACCATACACATCTAGCAGAGGCAATGAACGCCGAAGACCCATTATTTTTACTATATACCTCTGGTTCAACAGGTCAGCCCAAAGGTGTATTGCATACTACTGGTGGCTATCTGGTTTATACTTCCATGACTCATGAGTATGTATTTGACTACAAACACGACGATATCCACTGGTGTACTGCCGATGTAGGTTGGATTACAGGTCACAGCTTCATGGTTTATGCTCCATTATGTAACGGTGCGACAATTGTGATGCATGAGGGCATACCTAACTACCCTTCTGCTTCACGTATTGGTGAAATGATTGACCGTCATAAGGTCACCGTTCTATATACTGCGCCAACGCTTATTCGTGCATTAATGGCAAAAGGTGCGGATAGTTTCAATGACTATCAGGGGGATTCATTACGATTAATGGGAACAGCTGGTGAGCCAATCAACCCTCAAGCATGGCTTTGGTACCACGAAGTTATCGGTAAACAACGCTGCCCAATTGTTGACACTTGGTGGCAAACCGAGACAGGCGCGCCGATGCTCACACCATTACCCGGTGCAACGGCAACAAAACCCGGTGCCGCCACGCTTCCATTCTTCGGTATCAAACCAGAGCTAGTAGATAATGAAGGTAATATTATCGAAGGTGCTGGTGAAGGAAATCTAGTATTCACAGGTTCATGGCCATCGCAAATGCGTACGGTTTATGGCAACCATCAACGCTTTGAAGAAACCTATTTCTCCACTTTCGAAAATTATTACTTCTCGGGTGATGGCGCTAGACGCGATGAAGATGGCTATTTTTGGATCACAGGTCGTGTGGACGATGTACTCAATGTTTCAGGACACCGTTTAGGTACAGCAGAAGTAGAAAGCGCTTTGGTCAGTCACACAAACGTTGCCGAAGCTGCCGTTGTCGGTTATCCGCATAATATCAAAGGACAAGGCATATACGCTTACGTGACTTTGACGGAAAATACCGAACCTTCAGATGAGTTGAAACATACTCTCACTCAATGGGTTAGGCAGCACTTGGGTGCTTTGGCTACACTTGATGCCATTCAATGGGCACCTGAATTGCCTAAAACCCGAAGTGGAAAAATTATGCGTCGCTTTTTGCGTAAAATCGCTGCCAATGATTATGATAATTTTGGTGATAGTTCCACATTAGCCGAACCTGCTGTTATTGAACAACTGATTGAAAATAGAATTAACCCACCGCATTGTGAATAA
- a CDS encoding GrxA family glutaredoxin, which translates to MQVTIYGRPGCPFCTRAVQIAEMLKQKRDDFDFTYTDMYAENISKEELSKKLGVDVRTVPQVILDEQYIGGCTEFEAYVAKNGLLLS; encoded by the coding sequence ATGCAAGTAACCATTTATGGGCGCCCAGGTTGCCCGTTTTGCACACGCGCAGTGCAAATTGCTGAAATGTTAAAACAAAAACGTGATGATTTTGATTTCACCTATACAGATATGTATGCCGAAAACATTTCAAAAGAAGAATTAAGTAAAAAATTAGGTGTTGATGTTCGCACTGTTCCTCAAGTTATCCTTGATGAGCAATACATTGGCGGCTGTACCGAGTTTGAAGCTTATGTTGCTAAAAACGGATTGCTTCTAAGCTAA